The Methanomicrobiales archaeon DNA window GCTCCTGACCCTCGCTGCCGTGCTGGGCACAACGATAGTCGACTACCTGAACAGCCTGATCTCCCACCCAATTAGGCACATAGTCCGAGTCCCTCCAGGATCTCCCTCTGCCGTTTGGTTTGCTCCGTCTGGATCCGGGTGCCGTTGGGCAGGATCATAATCCGCAGTTTCTCCAGTTCGGTCAGCACCCCTTCAACCGAGTAGTGCGTGGAGAGCCCCGATTCTTGCATGCGGTGCAGCAGCCGCATCCGCAGGAGGAGGGCGAGAAAGCAGACGAAGAGGTATCCCCGCAGGGTGGACTCCTTCCGCACCCCCAGCGGGAGTGCCCCGAGGTCGTTCTTGAGCTGGGAGAACCCCTTCTCCACCAGGTCCTTGCAGCGGTACAGGGCGAGACAGTCCTCCCAGCCGAACTCCCCCCGGCAGAGCAGGAGGAACTTTCCCATGCGGTTCACCCGCTGGGAGATGGCGTTCTGGCGGAGG harbors:
- a CDS encoding IS1634 family transposase, with product DEPLFVLPVSLTFGDHAVTGYVYYDQQREQEERKTFYRRLHGTITRLKAIHLRPWMRPGEVFEETARSYAPYLAWTVQENRFTISLRQNAISQRVNRMGKFLLLCRGEFGWEDCLALYRCKDLVEKGFSQLKNDLGALPLGVRKESTLRGYLFVCFLALLLRMRLLHRMQESGLSTHYSVEGVLTELEKLRIMILPNGTRIQTEQTKRQREILEGLGLCA